A genomic segment from Legionella micdadei encodes:
- the carB gene encoding carbamoyl-phosphate synthase large subunit — protein sequence MPKRTDIKSILILGAGPIVIGQACEFDYSGTQAVRALKEEGYRVILVNSNPATIMTDPELADATYIEPVQWQEVTRIIEKERPDALLPTMGGQTALNCALDLVREGVLEKYSVEMIGATREAIDRAEDRDKFRQLMKKIGLEMPRSAIAHSLEEAFQVQAQLGFPAIIRPSFTMGGSGGGIAYNREEFEEICTRGLDLSPTRELLIDESVLGWKEFEMEVVRDKNDNCIIVCTIENFDPMGVHTGDSITVAPAQTLTDKEFQRMRDAAIKVLRAVGVDTGGSNVQFAINPEDGRMLVVEMNPRVSRSSALASKATGFPIAKVAAKLAVGYTLDELENEITGGKTPASFEPSIDYVVTKIPRFNFDKFPQTPNTLTTQMKSVGEVMAIGSNFQESLQKAIRGLEIGRSGLNPLFKEGEDMARLRGHLLEPTPDRLWYIADAFRLDMSLEEIHQETKIDPWFLAQIQELVLIERAVTGKSILEINENTMQQLKRRGFADAFLAKLFYCSEDQVRAHRLKLGVVPVYKRIDSCAGEFPSDTAYLYSTYQTACEARPDKDKKKILILGGGPNRIGQGIEFDYCCVHAAMALREAGYQTIMVNCNPETVSTDFDTSDRLYFEPLTLEDVLSIVAVEKPEGVIVHYGGQTPLKLARQLEANGVTIIGTSPDAIDQAEDRERFQKLVTELNLHQPANGTVRSEEEAIELAKRIGYPLVVRPSYVLGGRAMEVVYQEDDLRHYLAHAVEVSNDSPVLLDKFLNDAIEVDIDAVCDGEEVMIGGIMEHIEQAGIHSGDSACTLPPFSLSVVVQQDLIEQIRQMALKLGVVGLINAQFAIQADDIYVLEVNPRASRTVPFVSKATGLPLAKIAARCKVGQSLKQQGLSQHYPMPAFYSIKLPVFPFIKFSGVDSILGPEMKSTGEVMGIARRFGQAYAKAQLGASCNIVKRRRAFVSVRDADKTKIGEIAKRLIQLGFEIIATRGTALALQAAGIDCRRVFKVAEGRPHVVDFIKNNEIDFIVNTTEGKQATADSFAIRRNALQHKVSYTTTLSGAEAACLAMKYEDRETVTRLQDLH from the coding sequence ATGCCAAAACGTACTGATATCAAATCCATCCTCATCCTCGGCGCAGGTCCTATCGTTATTGGTCAAGCATGTGAATTTGATTATTCAGGTACACAAGCAGTAAGGGCTTTAAAAGAAGAGGGTTATCGAGTCATCCTTGTAAATTCGAACCCAGCGACCATTATGACAGATCCCGAACTGGCTGATGCTACTTACATTGAGCCGGTGCAATGGCAAGAAGTAACTCGAATCATTGAAAAAGAACGTCCGGATGCTTTATTGCCTACAATGGGAGGGCAGACTGCACTGAATTGTGCCTTAGATTTAGTGCGCGAGGGTGTTTTGGAAAAATATTCAGTGGAAATGATCGGTGCTACAAGAGAGGCAATTGACAGAGCTGAGGATCGTGACAAATTCCGCCAACTCATGAAAAAAATTGGTTTAGAAATGCCTCGCTCAGCAATAGCACACAGCTTGGAGGAAGCGTTTCAAGTCCAAGCACAGCTAGGTTTTCCTGCCATTATACGCCCCTCATTTACCATGGGCGGCAGTGGAGGCGGTATAGCTTATAACCGAGAAGAGTTCGAAGAAATTTGTACTCGCGGTTTGGATTTATCTCCCACAAGAGAATTACTCATTGATGAATCGGTATTGGGATGGAAAGAATTTGAGATGGAAGTCGTGCGCGATAAAAATGACAACTGTATTATTGTCTGCACGATCGAGAATTTCGACCCAATGGGAGTCCACACAGGGGATTCCATTACAGTTGCCCCTGCTCAAACTTTAACGGATAAAGAATTCCAGCGTATGCGTGATGCTGCGATCAAGGTTTTGCGTGCAGTGGGGGTTGATACAGGCGGTTCGAATGTCCAGTTTGCCATTAATCCCGAAGATGGCCGTATGCTTGTCGTGGAGATGAATCCACGGGTATCAAGAAGTTCTGCTTTAGCTTCCAAGGCGACTGGCTTTCCTATTGCTAAAGTGGCAGCAAAACTTGCTGTAGGATATACCTTGGATGAATTAGAAAATGAAATCACCGGGGGCAAAACACCAGCTTCGTTTGAGCCGAGTATCGATTATGTTGTGACCAAAATTCCTCGATTTAATTTTGATAAATTTCCTCAAACACCAAACACGCTCACTACGCAAATGAAATCAGTAGGTGAGGTAATGGCGATTGGTTCTAATTTCCAAGAGTCACTGCAAAAAGCTATTCGTGGTTTGGAAATCGGCCGATCTGGCTTAAACCCGCTATTCAAAGAAGGAGAAGATATGGCACGATTACGTGGTCATCTCCTTGAACCAACTCCAGATCGATTGTGGTATATCGCTGATGCTTTCCGTCTTGATATGTCATTGGAAGAAATTCATCAGGAAACAAAAATTGATCCTTGGTTTCTCGCTCAAATTCAGGAGCTTGTCCTGATAGAGCGCGCTGTCACTGGGAAGTCAATACTTGAAATTAACGAAAACACCATGCAGCAGTTAAAGCGTCGCGGCTTTGCTGATGCGTTCCTAGCTAAATTATTTTATTGCAGCGAAGATCAAGTGAGAGCCCATCGCCTGAAATTAGGTGTGGTTCCGGTTTACAAGCGAATTGACTCTTGTGCTGGTGAATTCCCTAGCGATACAGCTTACCTTTATTCAACTTATCAAACTGCATGTGAAGCTCGACCAGATAAGGACAAAAAGAAAATCCTCATTTTGGGAGGTGGACCGAATCGCATTGGCCAAGGAATTGAATTCGATTATTGCTGTGTGCACGCAGCGATGGCTTTAAGGGAAGCGGGCTATCAGACTATTATGGTCAATTGTAATCCCGAAACGGTATCCACCGATTTTGATACCTCTGATCGCCTTTATTTTGAACCGTTGACGCTGGAAGATGTTTTATCCATAGTGGCTGTTGAAAAGCCTGAAGGTGTGATTGTCCATTATGGTGGCCAAACGCCGCTTAAATTAGCTCGTCAACTGGAGGCAAATGGCGTTACCATTATCGGTACTTCCCCCGATGCAATCGATCAGGCAGAAGACAGGGAACGATTTCAGAAATTAGTCACTGAATTAAACCTCCATCAACCTGCAAATGGTACGGTGCGTAGTGAAGAGGAAGCCATAGAATTAGCCAAGCGAATTGGCTATCCATTAGTTGTTAGGCCTTCTTATGTTTTGGGTGGGCGTGCTATGGAAGTGGTTTACCAAGAAGATGATTTAAGACACTATTTAGCGCATGCTGTAGAAGTTTCTAACGACTCTCCTGTTCTTTTAGATAAATTTTTGAATGATGCGATTGAAGTGGATATTGATGCAGTTTGTGATGGTGAAGAGGTCATGATTGGTGGAATCATGGAGCACATTGAGCAAGCAGGCATCCATTCAGGGGATTCAGCTTGCACGCTGCCTCCCTTTAGTTTAAGTGTTGTAGTCCAACAAGATCTCATCGAACAAATTCGACAAATGGCATTAAAACTGGGGGTAGTGGGATTAATTAATGCTCAGTTTGCAATCCAGGCAGATGACATCTATGTGTTGGAGGTAAACCCGCGTGCTTCGCGTACGGTTCCTTTTGTTTCCAAAGCAACGGGTCTTCCACTAGCAAAAATTGCTGCGCGTTGTAAAGTGGGTCAAAGTTTAAAACAACAGGGTTTAAGCCAGCACTATCCGATGCCTGCTTTTTATTCAATTAAATTGCCGGTTTTCCCGTTTATTAAATTTTCCGGGGTCGATTCAATTCTAGGTCCAGAAATGAAATCAACTGGTGAAGTGATGGGGATTGCTAGGCGGTTTGGACAAGCTTATGCGAAGGCTCAGTTGGGCGCCAGTTGCAATATTGTCAAGAGAAGGCGGGCATTCGTATCTGTACGAGATGCAGATAAGACGAAAATTGGCGAAATAGCCAAGAGACTCATCCAGCTGGGTTTTGAGATTATAGCAACACGCGGAACAGCCTTGGCCCTTCAGGCTGCCGGTATAGATTGCCGGCGTGTGTTTAAGGTTGCGGAAGGACGACCCCATGTTGTCGACTTTATTAAGAACAACGAAATTGATTTTATTGTGAATACAACGGAGGGAAAACAAGCTACAGCTGACTCATTTGCAATTAGGCGCAATGCATTGCAACATAAGGTTAGCTATACTACAACTTTATCTGGTGCCGAAGCAGCTTGCTTGGCAATGAAATATGAAGACCGAGAAACGGTTACTCGATTACAAGATTTACACTAG
- the greA gene encoding transcription elongation factor GreA, protein MQKHPMTVQGAEALKMELHRLKTVERPRIIEAIATARAHGDLKENAEYHAAREQQSFNEGRIQELEAKLAHCQVVDISKLPNNGKVIFGAFVSLLHVQTNMEITYQIVGEDEADIKINKISYSSPIGRALIGKLVEDVVTVETPGGLVEYEIINVDYILQEE, encoded by the coding sequence ATGCAAAAGCATCCTATGACAGTTCAAGGAGCAGAGGCGCTCAAAATGGAATTACATCGTTTAAAAACCGTTGAGCGCCCGCGCATTATCGAAGCCATTGCTACTGCCCGCGCGCATGGTGATTTAAAAGAAAATGCTGAGTATCATGCTGCACGTGAGCAACAAAGTTTCAACGAAGGTAGAATTCAAGAATTAGAGGCAAAATTGGCACATTGCCAAGTAGTTGATATAAGCAAACTACCAAATAATGGCAAGGTTATCTTTGGTGCTTTTGTCAGTTTACTGCATGTGCAAACCAATATGGAGATTACTTATCAGATTGTGGGTGAAGATGAAGCTGATATCAAAATAAACAAAATCTCCTATAGTTCACCGATTGGGCGTGCGCTCATTGGCAAGTTGGTCGAAGATGTCGTTACCGTAGAAACGCCAGGAGGGTTGGTAGAGTACGAGATTATTAATGTCGATTATATTCTACAAGAGGAATAA
- a CDS encoding HAD family acid phosphatase, whose protein sequence is MKKIPFRFINQVFIALSFALFTSLSFAEPLNLSILKKELEAYHDTGAYQKELACVIAQAQEYILKQAAANEQLGNRKKKLAIVLDIDETSLSNYPRMAKRHFNSDSAQVQKNLLAADAPVIKSMLSLYNNARQHHVAVFFVTGRPISMLRATRTNLLRAGYNHWAGLYFRPDSYSQPTIIPFKSQARKSITNQGYTVIASIGDQYSDLQGGYAQRGFKLPNPFYYLP, encoded by the coding sequence ATGAAAAAAATACCTTTTAGGTTCATTAATCAAGTGTTCATTGCCTTAAGTTTTGCTTTATTTACTTCACTGTCTTTCGCTGAACCACTTAACTTAAGTATTCTAAAAAAAGAACTTGAGGCTTATCACGACACTGGCGCCTATCAAAAAGAACTTGCTTGTGTGATTGCCCAGGCGCAAGAGTATATTCTTAAGCAAGCAGCGGCCAATGAACAGCTTGGTAATAGAAAAAAGAAGTTAGCAATTGTTCTTGATATCGATGAAACAAGCTTAAGTAACTACCCAAGAATGGCTAAACGGCATTTTAATTCAGATAGTGCCCAAGTCCAGAAGAACCTCTTGGCGGCTGATGCCCCAGTCATTAAATCGATGCTGTCTCTCTACAATAATGCCCGCCAACATCATGTCGCTGTCTTTTTTGTGACAGGCAGGCCTATTTCAATGTTAAGAGCAACGAGAACAAATCTCTTACGTGCCGGCTATAACCACTGGGCGGGGCTTTATTTTCGCCCAGATAGCTACAGCCAACCAACAATCATTCCTTTTAAATCGCAGGCAAGAAAATCAATTACTAACCAGGGCTATACGGTGATTGCCTCCATTGGGGATCAATACAGCGATTTACAAGGAGGTTACGCACAAAGAGGGTTTAAACTGCCTAATCCCTTTTATTATCTTCCCTAA
- a CDS encoding SUF system Fe-S cluster assembly regulator: protein MLRISKLADYGTVVMVYLARRAQTLCNARDIALHTHLSIPTVSKLLKRLTAAGLLTSVRGVSGGYRLQRPASEISVTQIISALEDQLGLTECSLHPNECSLQQVCHVQGNWRLISQAIETALDSVSLEVLAKPSLPTANVERIKQLASGVSHG from the coding sequence ATGCTGCGCATCAGCAAATTGGCCGATTATGGAACAGTTGTGATGGTGTATTTGGCAAGACGCGCACAAACTCTTTGTAATGCGCGTGATATTGCTTTGCATACACACCTCAGTATTCCGACAGTCAGCAAATTATTAAAACGGTTAACTGCTGCAGGATTATTAACTTCAGTACGCGGTGTCAGTGGTGGTTATCGTCTGCAACGCCCCGCTTCTGAAATTTCTGTGACGCAAATAATCTCTGCACTAGAAGATCAGCTCGGGTTAACAGAATGTAGCTTGCATCCTAATGAATGCTCATTACAACAAGTGTGTCATGTTCAAGGTAACTGGCGATTAATAAGTCAGGCGATAGAAACCGCACTTGATAGTGTGAGTCTGGAAGTGCTGGCAAAACCATCTCTCCCGACGGCAAACGTTGAGCGCATTAAGCAGTTAGCAAGTGGAGTGAGTCATGGCTAA
- the sufB gene encoding Fe-S cluster assembly protein SufB, producing MAKSSEQINSLLEREYQHGFVTDIEVETFEPGLNEEVIRRLSAIKGEPEFLLEWRLNAFRHWLTMPHPNWSSVHYPPIDYQTISYYSAPKSKKDGPKSLDEVDPELLKTYEKLGIPLKEQELLAGVAVDAVFDSVSVATTFKAKLAEVGVIFCSFSEAVQKHPDLVRQYLGSVVPYRDNFYAALNSAVFSDGSFVYVPKGVRCPMELSTYFRINAASTGQFERTLIIADRDSYVSYLEGCTAPMRDENQLHAAVVELVALDGAQIKYSTVQNWYPGDKEGKGGIYNFVTKRGACRGKRSKISWTQIETGSAITWKYPSVILQGDDSVGEFYSVALTNNYQQADTGTKMIHLGKNTRSTIISKGISAGRAHNAYRGLVRIAPTAANARNYTQCDSMLMGSQCSAHTFPYIEVKNPTAQVEHEATTSKISEEQLFYCQQRGIDMEDAVSMIVNGFCKQVLKELPMEFAVEATKLLGISLEGAVG from the coding sequence ATGGCTAAAAGCAGTGAGCAAATTAATTCTCTACTCGAAAGAGAATACCAACATGGTTTTGTAACCGACATTGAGGTGGAGACTTTTGAACCTGGTTTGAATGAAGAGGTCATCCGCCGTCTATCCGCAATAAAAGGTGAACCTGAATTCTTACTCGAATGGCGTTTAAATGCATTCAGGCACTGGCTAACTATGCCTCATCCGAATTGGTCAAGTGTGCATTACCCGCCCATTGATTACCAAACTATTTCTTACTACTCTGCGCCAAAATCGAAGAAAGACGGACCTAAAAGCCTTGATGAAGTCGATCCAGAATTATTAAAAACGTATGAAAAACTGGGTATCCCGCTTAAAGAACAGGAACTGCTTGCTGGTGTGGCTGTTGATGCAGTGTTCGACAGTGTTTCAGTTGCAACGACCTTTAAAGCGAAATTGGCAGAAGTTGGCGTAATTTTCTGTTCTTTTTCTGAGGCTGTTCAAAAACACCCGGATTTAGTGCGCCAATACCTAGGTTCAGTCGTACCTTATCGCGATAATTTTTATGCAGCGCTTAATTCAGCTGTTTTTAGCGATGGTTCTTTTGTTTATGTGCCTAAAGGCGTGCGTTGTCCTATGGAACTATCTACTTACTTCCGCATCAATGCCGCTTCAACAGGACAGTTTGAACGCACTTTAATTATTGCAGACCGTGATAGCTATGTCTCTTATTTAGAAGGATGTACAGCGCCCATGCGAGATGAAAATCAATTGCATGCTGCTGTTGTTGAATTAGTTGCTCTTGATGGGGCGCAGATAAAATATTCAACTGTGCAGAACTGGTACCCGGGGGATAAAGAAGGGAAAGGAGGAATTTATAACTTTGTAACCAAGCGCGGGGCTTGTCGTGGTAAACGCTCCAAAATCTCTTGGACACAAATTGAAACGGGTTCCGCGATTACCTGGAAGTACCCAAGCGTTATTTTGCAAGGGGATGATTCAGTTGGTGAGTTTTACTCTGTCGCATTAACGAATAACTATCAACAGGCTGATACTGGCACTAAAATGATTCATTTGGGTAAAAATACCCGATCGACCATTATTTCCAAAGGAATTAGTGCTGGCCGAGCACACAATGCGTATCGTGGTTTAGTCCGCATCGCTCCCACCGCGGCTAATGCACGTAATTATACGCAATGTGATTCGATGTTGATGGGATCTCAATGTTCAGCACACACTTTTCCCTATATTGAGGTTAAAAATCCAACAGCACAGGTAGAGCATGAGGCAACCACCTCAAAAATCAGCGAAGAGCAATTATTTTATTGTCAGCAAAGGGGCATCGACATGGAAGATGCTGTGTCGATGATTGTGAATGGTTTTTGTAAGCAAGTATTGAAAGAATTACCTATGGAATTTGCAGTCGAGGCAACGAAGCTATTAGGTATCAGTTTGGAAGGGGCAGTAGGTTAA
- the sufC gene encoding Fe-S cluster assembly ATPase SufC, with product MLNIKQLSVAINGQPILKGINLDVKPGEVHAIMGPNGSGKSTLSKVLTGHPAYEVTHGEISYLDQDLLPMAPEERARAGIFMSFQYPVEIPGVTNINFLKASVNAVRKGQNKKPLDAIEFLSFIREKCQLLDMDESFLYRSINEGFSGGEKKRNEILQMIALEPRLAILDETDSGLDIDALRIISQGVNTMRSPERAIILVTHYQRLLDYIEPDFIHVLADGRIVKSGDKSLAIELERKGYSWLEETEQA from the coding sequence ATGTTAAACATTAAACAATTAAGTGTCGCAATTAATGGGCAACCTATTTTAAAAGGCATTAACTTGGACGTTAAGCCAGGTGAAGTGCATGCCATTATGGGACCGAATGGCTCGGGTAAAAGTACTTTATCAAAAGTGTTGACTGGTCATCCTGCTTACGAAGTAACTCATGGCGAAATCAGCTATTTAGACCAAGATTTGTTGCCAATGGCGCCTGAAGAACGTGCGCGGGCAGGTATTTTTATGTCGTTTCAATACCCCGTTGAAATTCCAGGGGTTACAAATATTAATTTTCTTAAAGCCTCAGTGAATGCTGTACGCAAAGGGCAAAATAAAAAGCCGCTTGATGCCATTGAATTTTTAAGTTTTATTCGCGAAAAATGCCAACTGTTGGATATGGATGAAAGCTTTTTATACCGCAGTATTAACGAAGGTTTTTCAGGTGGTGAGAAAAAGCGCAACGAAATTTTGCAGATGATTGCGCTTGAACCTAGACTAGCTATCCTTGATGAAACGGATTCTGGTTTGGACATCGATGCATTACGGATTATCTCCCAGGGCGTGAACACGATGCGCTCACCTGAGCGTGCGATTATTTTGGTGACCCACTATCAACGCTTGTTAGACTACATTGAGCCTGATTTTATTCATGTGTTAGCCGATGGACGAATCGTTAAGTCAGGAGATAAATCACTTGCTATTGAGTTGGAGAGAAAAGGGTATAGCTGGCTTGAGGAGACGGAGCAAGCATGA
- the sufD gene encoding Fe-S cluster assembly protein SufD, protein MSDVIEFYQQQAKGYFSTIPWLAKLQEKGLAELQHFGFPTRHQEDWKYTLVDSLLSLRFTQQPSNQTTQVKTGIKLPLNIHVLVQNGQVFNEAIPISDLPPGVLIESLATALEQHPDKIKPYLGQALHHEHGFQALNTAMLRCGVIVYLPAGVCIEDPIILSHWQDQENQAVHSRFVIIAGEGSQATIVEDYSGVGAGNYFTNTVTEVFAAKDARLAHYKIQREAKSAYHIGHLSVKQAGGSRFESHALNLGGKLARSDISLHLQEEHARCLLNGIYVPTEGQHIDHHTAVHHQVPNCQSEQDYKGILMGRSRAVFNGKVIVAKDAQHTQAHQQNKNLLLSAQAEIDTKPQLEIFADDVICTHGATVGQLDEEALFYLATRGIGRREASSYLIHAFAADNLRLVSNRILADWMATLLNEQLG, encoded by the coding sequence ATGAGCGATGTCATTGAGTTCTATCAGCAACAGGCTAAAGGATATTTTTCGACGATTCCTTGGTTAGCTAAGTTACAGGAAAAGGGATTGGCTGAGTTGCAACACTTTGGTTTTCCAACTCGTCATCAGGAAGATTGGAAATATACTCTGGTGGATTCGCTTCTTTCCCTGCGTTTTACTCAGCAACCCTCCAATCAAACAACACAGGTTAAGACAGGCATTAAATTGCCTTTAAATATTCACGTACTGGTGCAAAATGGCCAAGTCTTTAATGAAGCCATACCGATTAGCGATTTACCCCCCGGTGTTTTGATTGAATCGCTAGCTACTGCTTTGGAACAGCATCCTGATAAAATAAAGCCTTATTTAGGCCAAGCTTTGCATCATGAGCATGGTTTTCAGGCTTTAAATACAGCAATGTTACGGTGCGGTGTAATTGTTTATTTGCCTGCCGGAGTATGCATCGAAGATCCGATTATCCTTTCTCATTGGCAGGATCAAGAGAATCAAGCGGTTCATAGTCGTTTTGTAATCATTGCCGGGGAAGGCAGTCAGGCAACGATTGTGGAGGACTACAGTGGCGTTGGGGCTGGTAATTATTTCACTAATACGGTCACTGAAGTGTTTGCTGCTAAGGATGCCAGATTGGCGCACTATAAAATTCAGCGGGAAGCGAAATCAGCTTACCACATTGGCCATCTGTCAGTGAAACAAGCAGGAGGCAGCCGATTCGAAAGCCATGCTTTGAACTTAGGGGGCAAGCTGGCGCGCAGCGACATTAGTCTACACTTACAAGAGGAACATGCGCGATGCTTGCTAAATGGTATCTATGTACCGACTGAAGGTCAACACATCGATCACCATACTGCTGTTCACCATCAGGTACCAAATTGCCAAAGCGAACAGGATTATAAAGGTATTTTAATGGGGCGCTCTCGAGCAGTTTTTAATGGCAAGGTAATCGTCGCTAAAGACGCGCAGCATACTCAAGCCCACCAGCAAAATAAAAACTTACTGTTGTCTGCGCAAGCCGAAATTGATACTAAACCGCAATTGGAAATTTTTGCTGATGATGTCATTTGCACGCATGGAGCAACAGTGGGGCAATTGGATGAAGAAGCACTGTTTTATTTAGCAACGCGAGGCATAGGCCGTCGTGAAGCAAGCAGCTATCTAATTCATGCTTTTGCTGCCGATAATTTACGGCTTGTATCCAATCGCATTTTGGCTGATTGGATGGCTACTTTATTAAATGAGCAATTGGGGTAA
- a CDS encoding cysteine desulfurase, which produces MNTVTALIDTLNIEAIRRDFPVLNQKINDYPLTYLDNAATTQKPQAVIDAITHYYSHDNSNVHRGVHTLSMRATQQYEAARNKVQRFIHANSARECIFVRGTTEGINLVAQSFVAPRILPGEEILITHMEHHSNIVPWQMVCKKTGARLKVAPISLDGDVLLDEFERSLNENTKFVAISYASNALGTINPVKQMIEMAHAYGALVLLDGAQATAHLPVDVQDLDCDFYAFSGHKMYGPTGIGILWGRESLLDDMMPYQGGGEMINYVTLEATEYASLPHKFEAGTPNIAGAIGLSAAMDYLWSLDMEAISAYEDRLLDYATEAIKSVKGFNIVGTAKKKVPIVSFVHGKIHAHDIGTILDSAGIAIRSGHHCAMPLMDFLDVAATARISMSFYNTTEEIDRCVQALHRVKEVFA; this is translated from the coding sequence ATGAATACCGTTACAGCCTTAATTGACACGTTAAATATCGAGGCGATTCGCCGCGATTTTCCAGTGCTTAATCAGAAGATAAATGATTACCCACTGACTTATTTAGATAATGCCGCGACTACGCAGAAACCACAAGCCGTGATTGATGCTATAACGCATTATTATTCCCATGATAACTCAAATGTACATCGTGGCGTACATACTTTAAGCATGCGTGCTACACAACAATATGAAGCTGCGCGAAATAAAGTTCAGCGGTTTATTCACGCTAATTCGGCAAGGGAGTGTATTTTTGTTCGTGGCACAACCGAAGGCATTAATTTAGTTGCCCAAAGCTTCGTGGCACCAAGAATTCTACCCGGTGAAGAGATTCTCATTACTCACATGGAGCACCACTCGAATATTGTGCCATGGCAAATGGTGTGTAAAAAAACAGGTGCCCGCTTAAAAGTTGCTCCTATTTCTCTTGACGGTGACGTGCTGTTAGATGAGTTTGAAAGAAGTTTGAATGAGAACACAAAGTTTGTTGCCATTTCCTATGCATCCAATGCCTTGGGAACAATAAATCCAGTGAAACAAATGATTGAAATGGCGCATGCCTACGGGGCATTGGTGCTCTTAGATGGCGCACAGGCAACAGCACATTTGCCCGTTGATGTCCAGGATTTAGATTGTGATTTTTATGCGTTTTCAGGCCATAAAATGTATGGGCCGACCGGTATTGGTATTTTATGGGGTAGAGAATCGCTATTGGATGATATGATGCCTTACCAGGGGGGGGGTGAGATGATCAATTACGTAACCCTTGAGGCCACTGAATATGCTTCGTTACCCCACAAATTTGAAGCGGGAACACCTAATATTGCAGGGGCAATTGGGTTAAGTGCGGCTATGGATTATCTTTGGTCTTTAGACATGGAAGCCATTTCAGCTTATGAAGATCGATTACTTGATTATGCTACGGAAGCAATTAAATCAGTTAAAGGATTTAATATCGTTGGCACAGCAAAGAAAAAAGTGCCTATTGTTTCGTTTGTACATGGCAAAATCCATGCGCACGATATCGGTACTATTTTAGATAGTGCAGGAATCGCGATTCGTAGCGGCCACCATTGTGCGATGCCATTAATGGACTTTTTGGATGTGGCTGCCACAGCGCGAATTTCGATGTCTTTTTATAATACGACGGAAGAAATTGATCGTTGCGTCCAAGCATTACACAGGGTAAAAGAGGTATTTGCATGA
- the sufU gene encoding Fe-S cluster assembly sulfur transfer protein SufU codes for MMELRELYQEIIIDHNRNPRNHHTMADATAEAKGFNPLCGDKLTVYLKVKDSKITDISFLGCGCAISQASASLMTEALCGKTVQEAHELFNRFHTMLTSDDESQEFALDKLAVLAGVKAYPARVKCATLAWHTLEAALKKETVTVSTE; via the coding sequence ATGATGGAGTTACGTGAGCTGTATCAAGAAATCATTATTGATCATAATCGAAATCCTCGAAATCATCATACCATGGCAGATGCAACTGCAGAGGCTAAAGGGTTTAACCCGTTGTGCGGCGATAAGTTAACCGTTTATTTAAAGGTAAAGGACAGTAAAATCACTGACATCAGTTTTCTTGGTTGTGGTTGTGCTATTTCTCAGGCCTCTGCTTCGCTCATGACGGAAGCTTTGTGTGGTAAGACAGTGCAAGAGGCACACGAGCTATTTAATCGCTTTCATACTATGCTCACCAGTGATGATGAGTCGCAAGAGTTCGCTTTAGACAAGCTTGCTGTTCTTGCGGGAGTCAAAGCTTACCCAGCGCGGGTTAAATGCGCTACCTTAGCGTGGCATACCTTGGAAGCTGCACTGAAGAAAGAGACAGTCACTGTTAGCACGGAGTAA
- a CDS encoding SUF system Fe-S cluster assembly protein: MFGLKKKQDNETLKNSVIAALRTVFDPEIPVNIYDLGLIYDIAINEEKHVHVQMTLTTPGCPVAQTFPGTVEQAVNQVEGVSDCTVELVWDPPWSQERMTEAARLELGIFY; this comes from the coding sequence ATGTTTGGCTTGAAAAAGAAACAGGATAATGAAACTTTAAAAAACAGTGTGATTGCAGCACTTAGGACGGTATTTGACCCTGAAATTCCAGTTAACATTTATGACTTGGGTCTTATTTATGATATTGCAATCAATGAAGAGAAGCATGTCCACGTTCAAATGACTCTGACCACTCCTGGTTGTCCTGTAGCACAGACATTTCCAGGTACTGTAGAGCAGGCGGTTAACCAAGTTGAAGGGGTGAGTGACTGTACAGTGGAATTAGTTTGGGATCCGCCCTGGAGCCAAGAACGAATGACAGAAGCAGCACGCCTTGAACTGGGGATTTTTTATTGA